A genomic region of Actinomycetota bacterium contains the following coding sequences:
- a CDS encoding TIM-barrel domain-containing protein: MPSRHTVAALILAGAAATAPVKASPPSELVVEAGSMTAVVGLDPFRISFQQAGGGPALDGLAASSPSPTDPSARYGTLAFAVDVRAQVQPPEIGYGVFAVVPLRWFHATKVTSSQFDAGALTLDVETDDPLGRRFRVVVAPDAEGVVSVAATLDRTTGVSATGWSFASEPGERFLGFGERSDGADQTGREVESWNEEGPFSAGAFHEQLDPIVGERWQGPPPIPGTNFSMPWLVSSRGYGFLLDSTYPNRFRLGTDRPDAWNVETQDPAFRYRVFAGPTPVNALRRFGAATGLQPDPAPWFFGPWYQPTGPAELREQLIPGWRSWDVPVTVAQTYTHYLPCGAHLADRQAQRDQVDAYHAQGYMITTYVNSFVCQNHPGGAYREGDRNGYFVKTALGTTYPVPYLAQNANPESPWSAVVDFTNPEATVWWQGLISDALEDGYDGWMEDFGEYVPPDAVMDDGRSGLAAHNEYCSLYHRASHELTSVARGVDFAQFVRCGYTGTAPYARVVWGGDPTTDWSKADGLGAAVSQALSMGLSGIGYWGTDIGGFHALFTEGQTGEDLLIRWLQFGAFNGIMRTQANGYPRPFDDSVRAQVWDDAVRPIWRKFAKLRTQLFPYIWSAAQEYRDTGMPITRHLALAYPNDPAVYSAEAEYEFLFGPDLLVAPVITEGATTRTLYLPPGEWLNFWDAVAYDESTGRFDVVPGAEPISGGQVITVDAPLEEIPLFVRAGACLTLLPAEVDTLAEVGQAPGLVHLSEATGQERMLGFAASC; encoded by the coding sequence ATGCCTTCCCGACACACGGTTGCCGCACTGATCCTCGCCGGAGCGGCGGCGACGGCGCCGGTGAAAGCGAGCCCGCCCTCGGAGCTCGTCGTGGAGGCCGGCTCGATGACGGCCGTGGTCGGGCTGGATCCGTTCAGGATCTCGTTCCAACAGGCCGGAGGAGGCCCGGCGCTCGACGGGCTCGCCGCGAGCTCGCCCTCCCCCACCGATCCGTCGGCTCGATACGGGACGCTTGCGTTCGCGGTCGACGTGCGCGCCCAGGTGCAACCGCCCGAGATCGGCTACGGCGTTTTCGCTGTGGTGCCGCTGCGCTGGTTCCACGCAACCAAAGTGACGAGCTCTCAGTTCGACGCGGGCGCGTTGACGCTGGACGTAGAAACGGACGACCCGCTCGGACGCAGGTTCCGGGTCGTCGTGGCTCCGGACGCAGAAGGGGTCGTCTCCGTCGCCGCGACGCTCGACCGGACGACCGGGGTGTCGGCGACCGGCTGGTCGTTCGCGTCCGAACCCGGCGAGCGGTTCCTCGGCTTCGGCGAACGTTCCGACGGAGCCGATCAGACCGGCCGCGAGGTGGAGTCGTGGAACGAGGAGGGACCGTTCTCCGCCGGCGCGTTCCACGAGCAGCTCGACCCGATCGTCGGCGAGCGGTGGCAGGGACCGCCGCCGATCCCCGGGACGAATTTCTCGATGCCGTGGCTTGTGTCGAGCCGCGGGTACGGGTTCCTTCTCGACTCCACCTACCCGAATCGCTTCCGGCTCGGCACGGACCGGCCGGACGCGTGGAACGTCGAGACCCAAGATCCGGCCTTCCGCTACCGCGTCTTTGCAGGGCCGACGCCGGTCAACGCGCTGCGGAGGTTCGGCGCCGCCACCGGCTTGCAGCCCGATCCGGCCCCATGGTTCTTCGGCCCGTGGTACCAACCCACCGGGCCGGCCGAGCTCCGCGAGCAGCTGATCCCCGGCTGGCGCTCATGGGACGTGCCGGTAACGGTCGCTCAGACCTACACGCACTACCTCCCGTGCGGAGCCCATCTCGCCGACCGGCAGGCGCAGCGCGACCAGGTCGACGCGTACCACGCGCAGGGATACATGATCACCACGTACGTGAACTCGTTCGTCTGCCAGAACCATCCCGGTGGCGCGTACCGCGAGGGAGACCGCAACGGCTACTTCGTGAAGACTGCGCTGGGAACCACGTATCCGGTTCCCTACCTCGCGCAGAACGCCAACCCGGAGTCGCCGTGGTCGGCCGTCGTCGACTTCACGAACCCGGAGGCGACGGTGTGGTGGCAGGGGTTGATCTCGGACGCGCTGGAGGACGGGTACGACGGGTGGATGGAGGACTTCGGCGAGTACGTCCCGCCCGACGCCGTGATGGACGACGGGCGGAGCGGGCTCGCCGCGCACAACGAGTACTGCTCGCTCTATCACCGCGCGAGCCACGAGCTGACGAGCGTCGCGCGCGGCGTCGACTTCGCGCAGTTCGTGCGCTGCGGCTACACGGGAACGGCGCCGTACGCCCGGGTCGTGTGGGGCGGCGATCCGACGACGGATTGGTCGAAGGCAGACGGCCTCGGTGCGGCCGTCAGCCAGGCGCTATCCATGGGGCTGTCGGGGATCGGCTACTGGGGAACCGACATCGGAGGGTTCCACGCGTTGTTCACCGAGGGCCAGACCGGCGAGGATCTCTTGATCCGGTGGCTCCAGTTCGGAGCGTTCAACGGCATCATGCGCACGCAAGCGAACGGTTACCCGCGCCCATTCGACGATTCGGTCCGGGCGCAAGTGTGGGACGACGCCGTCCGCCCGATCTGGCGGAAGTTCGCCAAGCTCCGGACGCAGCTCTTCCCGTACATCTGGTCCGCCGCTCAGGAATACCGGGACACGGGGATGCCGATCACCCGGCACCTCGCGCTCGCCTATCCGAACGACCCGGCCGTGTACTCGGCAGAGGCGGAGTACGAGTTCCTCTTCGGCCCCGACCTGCTCGTCGCGCCGGTTATCACCGAGGGCGCGACGACTCGAACGCTGTACCTCCCCCCGGGCGAATGGCTGAACTTCTGGGACGCCGTGGCCTACGACGAGTCGACCGGGCGTTTCGATGTGGTCCCCGGAGCGGAACCCATCAGCGGCGGCCAAGTCATCACCGTCGATGCCCCGCTTGAGGAGATCCCTTTGTTCGTCCGCGCCGGAGCCTG
- a CDS encoding MFS transporter, whose translation MTSGDARARRKTLVTRPFLLVLLSTLGYFLCVGMLLPVVPRFVEGPLGGSDVAVGVTAGIFSLTAVLMRPFVGPPRDPPARRPLIVGGSAIVAASVLAYHLADSIAVLLVFRLIAGVGEAMFFVGAASAINDLAPEERRGEAVSYFTLSLYAGISFGPILGETLLDGSRFGLVWSLAAAFGFVASLLALRVRDARPEGAATAASARLVHPAALLPGLVLASTVWAFAAFSSFVSLYALELGMDGSRFVFFTYSFTILLIRFFGARIPDALGPKRAATIATTTVAAGMIVMSAWGSPAGLYVGAFVFGIGQAFGFPALMTLAVRGAPASERGAVVGTYSAFFDLAFGLGAISLGPVAHTIGYRGTFAVSAAVSAAGFLLLRLRVREATIEVTPGG comes from the coding sequence GTGACCTCGGGGGATGCGCGCGCGCGGCGGAAGACACTCGTCACCCGGCCCTTCCTGCTCGTCCTGCTCTCGACGCTCGGATACTTCCTCTGCGTGGGGATGCTGCTGCCCGTCGTGCCCCGCTTCGTGGAAGGTCCGCTCGGGGGCAGCGACGTCGCCGTCGGGGTGACCGCGGGGATCTTCAGCTTGACCGCAGTGCTGATGCGTCCTTTCGTCGGCCCCCCCCGGGACCCGCCCGCGCGCCGCCCCTTGATCGTGGGGGGATCGGCCATCGTGGCCGCCTCGGTTCTCGCGTACCACCTCGCCGATTCGATCGCGGTCCTCTTGGTGTTCCGGCTGATCGCCGGCGTCGGGGAAGCGATGTTCTTCGTCGGGGCCGCGAGCGCGATCAACGACCTCGCGCCGGAAGAGCGGCGCGGGGAGGCCGTGTCCTACTTCACGCTATCGCTCTACGCTGGGATCTCGTTCGGCCCGATCCTCGGCGAAACCCTCCTCGACGGAAGCCGCTTCGGCCTGGTGTGGTCCCTCGCTGCCGCGTTCGGCTTCGTTGCGTCGCTCCTCGCCCTTCGCGTGCGAGACGCGCGTCCGGAAGGGGCTGCGACCGCCGCGTCCGCCAGGCTCGTCCACCCTGCCGCTCTTCTCCCGGGATTGGTGCTGGCCTCGACCGTTTGGGCGTTCGCCGCGTTCAGCTCGTTCGTCTCCCTGTACGCCCTCGAGCTCGGGATGGACGGATCGCGCTTCGTCTTCTTCACCTACTCGTTCACGATCCTGCTCATCCGCTTCTTCGGTGCGCGCATCCCCGACGCCCTCGGGCCCAAGCGCGCCGCGACGATCGCGACGACGACCGTCGCCGCCGGGATGATCGTGATGAGCGCGTGGGGCTCACCGGCCGGGCTCTACGTCGGGGCGTTCGTGTTCGGCATCGGTCAGGCGTTCGGGTTCCCGGCTCTCATGACGCTCGCGGTACGAGGCGCTCCTGCCTCGGAACGCGGGGCCGTCGTCGGGACCTACTCCGCGTTCTTCGACCTGGCGTTCGGTCTGGGCGCGATCTCACTCGGACCGGTGGCGCACACGATCGGCTACCGAGGTACGTTCGCCGTGTCGGCCGCGGTCTCGGCGGCCGGCTTCCTGCTCCTTCGGCTGCGCGTGCGGGAAGCGACCATCGAGGTGACGCCGGGGGGCTGA